The following are encoded in a window of Vibrio sp. SCSIO 43136 genomic DNA:
- a CDS encoding protein adenylyltransferase SelO family protein has product MKLTNSYTQLGDAFYQACLPATVSKPSLLFWNTNLASKLGFEDLATEDAALLFSGQALLEESEPVALAYAGHQFGHYNPSLGDGRAHLLGELHTAPNEIWDIQLKGSGRTRYSRRGDGLSALGPAIREYLMSEAMAGLGVPTTRSLAVVGTGDQVMRQGFEAGGIVTRIAASHLRVGTFQYFSANGSKQDLENLLDFAIKRHYPHISTKAEDKVSQFLQAVVYKQIHTVSEWMRVGFIHGVMNTDNTTISGETIDFGPCAMMGVYDPHTVYSSIDEQGRYSFGNQPWIMQWNMARLAEALLPLVDTDSDKAVAVLEPIIVGFSDKFKTAYYQMMASKFGLDTNEPPRDLIDTLLQAFLEKELDYTRTFVSLTQSVANGKLVSALNFAPFDTWWNAVQESSNALEQMTAANPLVIPRNHHVESIIDQCVSEYNDKAAQAFLTVVGSPYQQLQDTSRYQDTPEDGDRYYQTFCGT; this is encoded by the coding sequence GTGAAACTCACAAACAGTTACACCCAACTTGGAGACGCATTTTATCAAGCCTGTCTCCCTGCAACGGTCTCTAAACCAAGCCTACTGTTTTGGAATACCAACCTCGCATCAAAACTAGGCTTCGAAGATTTAGCTACCGAAGACGCTGCATTACTATTTTCTGGTCAAGCGCTTCTAGAAGAGAGCGAGCCCGTAGCTCTAGCCTATGCAGGCCACCAGTTTGGTCACTACAACCCGTCGCTAGGAGATGGAAGAGCACACCTACTCGGTGAATTACACACTGCGCCCAATGAGATTTGGGATATCCAACTAAAAGGGTCAGGTCGTACACGCTATTCTCGCCGAGGAGACGGCCTCAGTGCGCTTGGCCCTGCCATTCGAGAATATCTAATGAGTGAAGCGATGGCTGGGTTGGGTGTTCCAACGACCAGAAGCCTTGCAGTCGTAGGTACTGGCGATCAAGTGATGCGCCAAGGCTTTGAAGCTGGCGGCATTGTCACTCGTATAGCGGCAAGCCACTTACGTGTCGGAACTTTCCAATATTTTTCCGCCAACGGCTCCAAACAAGACCTAGAAAACTTGTTGGATTTTGCCATTAAAAGGCATTACCCACATATCTCTACTAAGGCTGAAGACAAAGTCTCACAGTTCTTACAAGCGGTGGTATATAAGCAAATACACACTGTCAGTGAGTGGATGAGAGTCGGTTTTATTCACGGTGTGATGAACACCGACAACACCACCATTTCAGGCGAAACCATCGACTTTGGACCTTGCGCCATGATGGGAGTCTATGATCCGCACACGGTTTATAGCTCCATTGATGAACAAGGCCGCTATAGCTTTGGCAATCAACCATGGATCATGCAGTGGAATATGGCAAGGTTAGCCGAAGCATTGCTGCCGCTAGTGGATACAGACAGTGATAAGGCCGTCGCTGTGCTTGAGCCAATCATTGTTGGTTTTAGTGACAAGTTTAAAACCGCTTATTATCAAATGATGGCTAGCAAGTTTGGGCTAGATACAAACGAACCTCCAAGAGATCTGATCGACACTCTACTTCAAGCCTTCTTAGAGAAAGAGCTAGACTATACACGTACTTTCGTATCACTCACCCAAAGTGTTGCCAATGGTAAACTTGTCAGTGCGTTGAACTTTGCACCATTTGATACATGGTGGAATGCGGTGCAGGAATCGTCCAATGCATTGGAACAGATGACAGCGGCCAACCCACTAGTTATTCCAAGAAATCATCACGTAGAGTCAATTATTGATCAGTGTGTAAGCGAATATAACGACAAGGCTGCGCAAGCGTTTCTCACTGTGGTAGGCTCGCCCTATCAACAGCTTCAAGACACATCTCGCTATCAAGATACACCTGAAGATGGCGATCGATACTACCAAACATTTTGTGGAACCTAG
- a CDS encoding EAL domain-containing protein, with protein sequence MKLLSRITIANTVLVIIAMAALSFVQLLVFRQGSDVVMKQTTELVSQSLTNQLEARAKYTANYLSDSLINPMYTYDMEGIYDLLKPALDSEELERVVVFDAKGHTFHTGLRVDPNYGQAVENKQLLHRILNLKKPYSKIDSDFFTYGVPLMIGDELLGGLYLSFSLEIIQEQIHETQVVIQNVKHGAQTEITFGAVGLAVLFSALAIGVSFIVTNSIISPLADLITQTKRISKGELDSVSTEIRRSDELGDLAASFNEMSASLIERRKAIEFLAYHDHLTELPNRTKFTSLVETLLVQRRFNHEPLMILFVDLDDFKAVNDNFGHQAGDRLLIQVANRFRRTIVASRPTYAPSEDVVLSRIGGDEFLICLPECKCEGIVERLIQDLINEIRRPIIIDNEQLVVGGSIGISRYPEDGMTADDLVKCADIAMYHAKTNGKNMYCFFTDEMRDAVLKKSMMERRLHLAMKTMEQFAVWYQPFFDTKTGSLIGAEALLRWNHPEKGTIPPDEFITVAEECGLIVTLGEWVISQVCQQLKSWQDHLGDNFYISVNLSAKQLYGQQVVKAFYNHIEASGIDSSRLHIEVTESLLMSNEREAACSLEQLRSKGMQVWLDDFGTGFSSLNYLRQFKMDGLKIDKSFVRDIETDANDRTLCKTIISLAHDLGLDIVAEGIETQAQLDFLVAEGCRIGQGDLFASAMCSDSFEQRFFIKQVS encoded by the coding sequence ATGAAGCTACTTAGCCGTATTACCATCGCTAACACCGTGTTGGTCATCATCGCCATGGCCGCACTAAGCTTTGTGCAGCTATTAGTGTTTCGCCAAGGCTCTGATGTTGTGATGAAACAAACCACGGAGTTGGTCTCTCAGAGCTTAACTAACCAGTTAGAAGCGCGAGCTAAATATACCGCCAACTATTTAAGTGACTCACTGATTAACCCTATGTACACCTATGACATGGAAGGGATCTACGATTTACTTAAACCAGCACTAGACAGCGAAGAGTTGGAACGAGTAGTGGTCTTCGATGCGAAAGGGCACACCTTTCATACCGGGTTGAGAGTCGACCCGAATTATGGTCAGGCGGTTGAGAACAAACAACTGCTCCATCGCATACTTAATCTTAAGAAACCCTACTCAAAAATAGACTCAGACTTCTTCACTTATGGCGTGCCCTTGATGATTGGGGATGAGCTACTCGGTGGCCTTTACTTGAGTTTCTCACTCGAGATCATTCAAGAGCAAATTCATGAGACTCAGGTGGTTATTCAAAATGTTAAGCATGGTGCTCAAACAGAGATCACTTTTGGTGCGGTAGGGTTAGCTGTCCTATTTAGTGCATTGGCGATAGGCGTCTCTTTCATTGTCACTAATTCAATTATTTCACCTTTGGCAGATCTCATCACGCAAACCAAACGGATCTCTAAAGGGGAGCTTGACTCGGTGAGTACCGAGATCCGACGTAGTGACGAACTTGGCGACCTCGCTGCTTCATTTAATGAAATGTCAGCAAGCTTGATTGAGCGTCGTAAAGCAATAGAATTCCTTGCCTATCACGATCATCTCACTGAACTACCAAACCGAACCAAATTTACTTCGTTGGTAGAAACTTTATTGGTCCAGCGTCGATTCAATCATGAGCCGTTAATGATTCTGTTTGTTGATTTGGATGACTTCAAAGCCGTCAATGACAACTTCGGCCATCAAGCGGGTGATAGGTTGCTCATCCAAGTCGCTAATCGGTTTAGGCGTACGATTGTTGCTAGTCGCCCAACATATGCACCGAGTGAAGACGTTGTGCTATCAAGAATCGGTGGTGACGAGTTCTTGATTTGCTTACCTGAATGTAAGTGTGAGGGCATTGTTGAACGGCTTATTCAGGATTTGATCAATGAGATCCGTCGCCCGATCATCATAGACAATGAACAGTTAGTGGTCGGGGGCAGTATAGGTATTTCTCGTTACCCTGAAGATGGCATGACGGCGGACGATTTGGTTAAGTGCGCTGATATTGCTATGTATCACGCCAAAACCAACGGCAAGAACATGTACTGTTTCTTTACTGATGAAATGCGTGATGCGGTACTGAAGAAATCCATGATGGAGCGTCGCCTGCATTTGGCGATGAAGACGATGGAACAATTTGCGGTTTGGTATCAGCCATTTTTTGATACTAAAACCGGCAGCCTGATTGGTGCTGAAGCGCTTCTACGTTGGAATCACCCAGAAAAGGGTACCATCCCACCAGATGAATTTATCACGGTAGCAGAAGAGTGTGGTTTGATTGTAACCTTGGGAGAGTGGGTGATTTCTCAAGTTTGTCAGCAGCTCAAAAGTTGGCAGGATCATTTGGGGGATAATTTCTATATCTCGGTTAATTTGTCAGCAAAACAGCTTTACGGTCAACAGGTGGTAAAGGCTTTCTACAATCACATCGAAGCTTCTGGCATTGATAGTTCTAGGCTGCACATCGAGGTGACGGAGAGTCTATTGATGAGTAATGAGCGCGAAGCGGCGTGCTCGCTCGAGCAGTTACGTTCTAAGGGCATGCAGGTATGGCTGGATGATTTTGGTACCGGCTTCTCGTCACTTAACTATTTGCGTCAGTTTAAAATGGACGGTTTGAAAATCGATAAAAGCTTTGTACGAGACATTGAAACCGATGCCAATGATCGAACCTTGTGCAAAACCATTATTTCACTGGCGCACGATTTGGGGCTAGATATTGTTGCTGAAGGGATTGAAACTCAAGCTCAGTTGGACTTTCTAGTCGCTGAGGGTTGCCGCATCGGACAGGGGGATTTGTTCGCTTCTGCGATGTGTTCAGATAGTTTTGAGCAACGCTTTTTCATCAAACAAGTCAGTTAG
- a CDS encoding LssY C-terminal domain-containing protein — MSTWILFVGALLDALIGPNLLFPGEPFFLAAGVELFSGSWIAVVAVLAGGFLGDQISYFVGKYQGSRYLKRYAANRPKVRRAVARCRLLMRKRIHTVLVVSRLLGPVAWVMPFLAGTQKVPWLTFTLFSSVGLVLGIGQFIFWGYMGAAGVEYIPWLNPIQAYVSEHYLTMLAVMVSVGMSYYLFKQRKSLASVKSVSFLLFTLSLANYQNFFANADDNLLKVEPATPVHWSELELVAYPGYGQGYAAQAVNLIYVGESPRTLMLELGWIENKTFSRHDLDLLDYLSLIKAGTPPVSDLIWSGRPQDLAFQEKGTLLKRNHLRWWYAGLYQNTPVWVGAVSFDDGLAIKKHTGIVTVLHAIDPNVDRMRDKLKSQLFSVNVEHELIPLAQSMAVNESRDYYTDGRVLVINHSEQLKLANIW; from the coding sequence ATGTCGACATGGATTCTCTTTGTTGGGGCGCTGCTGGATGCGTTGATAGGCCCCAACTTACTTTTTCCGGGTGAACCCTTTTTCCTTGCTGCAGGTGTTGAGCTTTTTTCAGGCAGTTGGATAGCTGTTGTGGCGGTACTTGCAGGTGGTTTTCTAGGAGACCAGATCAGTTACTTTGTTGGTAAGTACCAAGGCAGTCGCTATCTAAAACGCTACGCAGCCAACAGACCTAAGGTTCGCAGAGCCGTGGCTCGATGCCGACTGCTGATGAGAAAACGTATTCACACGGTATTGGTCGTGAGTCGCCTACTTGGTCCAGTTGCTTGGGTGATGCCATTTTTAGCTGGAACCCAAAAAGTGCCTTGGCTAACCTTTACTTTGTTCAGCTCCGTTGGTTTGGTGCTTGGTATCGGTCAATTCATCTTTTGGGGGTATATGGGCGCAGCGGGAGTAGAATATATCCCTTGGCTCAATCCGATCCAAGCCTACGTGTCAGAGCATTATTTGACTATGCTAGCCGTCATGGTGAGCGTTGGTATGAGCTATTACTTGTTTAAGCAACGCAAAAGTTTAGCTTCGGTAAAGTCCGTCTCTTTCTTACTTTTTACGCTTTCACTGGCTAACTATCAGAACTTTTTTGCCAATGCGGACGATAACTTACTCAAAGTAGAGCCAGCTACGCCAGTGCATTGGTCTGAACTTGAGTTGGTTGCTTATCCGGGGTATGGGCAAGGTTATGCGGCACAAGCGGTTAACCTGATTTATGTAGGAGAGTCGCCTAGAACCTTAATGCTTGAGCTAGGCTGGATTGAGAACAAAACCTTCTCACGTCATGACTTGGATTTATTAGATTACCTTTCGCTAATCAAGGCGGGCACACCACCGGTATCAGATTTGATTTGGAGTGGAAGACCACAAGATCTTGCGTTTCAAGAAAAGGGCACCTTGCTCAAACGCAATCACTTGCGCTGGTGGTATGCTGGCCTGTATCAAAACACCCCTGTTTGGGTGGGTGCGGTAAGCTTTGATGACGGATTAGCAATTAAGAAACACACGGGTATCGTGACTGTGTTACATGCCATCGATCCAAACGTAGATAGGATGCGAGATAAGTTAAAATCTCAACTCTTTAGTGTCAATGTAGAGCATGAGTTGATCCCACTGGCTCAGTCAATGGCGGTGAACGAGTCGAGAGATTATTACACTGATGGGCGGGTGTTAGTTATTAACCACTCTGAGCAGTTAAAACTTGCAAATATTTGGTAG
- a CDS encoding M14 family metallocarboxypeptidase, whose protein sequence is MSQTQHHYPIGTPNTPWTDKEKHAWYQQTSVKRSYQQQVLDKLENISSTLVVVDYGALDIEPSRYPLKALKSKVWDEGKPTILITGGVHGYETSGVQGALLFASDAIEKYASEFNFLIAPCVSPWGYETINRWNPHAIDPNRSFYPDSPAQESASLMALVTEHTPNVFAHIDLHETTDTDESEFRPALAARDGKSYIEDNVPDGFYLVGDTDNPNEAFQSAIIQAVEKVTHIAPPDADNKIIGSPIVQHGVINYPTKSLGLCSGLSNCQYGTTTEVYPDSPKVTEQECNLAQVAAICGGLDYLLAQ, encoded by the coding sequence ATGAGCCAAACCCAACATCACTACCCGATTGGTACACCGAATACGCCTTGGACAGACAAGGAAAAACACGCCTGGTATCAACAAACCAGCGTTAAACGCAGCTACCAGCAACAAGTCCTAGATAAGCTAGAAAACATCAGCTCGACCCTTGTGGTTGTAGATTACGGTGCTCTCGACATTGAGCCATCTCGCTACCCTCTCAAAGCCCTAAAGAGCAAAGTGTGGGATGAAGGTAAGCCAACCATTTTAATTACTGGCGGTGTACACGGCTACGAAACCAGTGGCGTTCAAGGTGCTCTGCTATTTGCAAGCGATGCTATTGAGAAGTATGCCAGTGAATTTAATTTCCTGATCGCGCCATGTGTGAGCCCATGGGGATATGAGACCATCAACCGTTGGAATCCACACGCCATTGACCCCAACCGCTCTTTCTACCCAGACAGTCCAGCGCAAGAATCTGCATCCTTAATGGCATTGGTCACTGAACACACACCGAACGTGTTCGCCCATATCGATCTTCATGAGACGACAGACACCGATGAAAGTGAATTCCGTCCTGCCCTTGCCGCTCGAGATGGCAAAAGTTATATCGAAGACAATGTACCAGACGGTTTCTACCTAGTTGGCGATACCGACAACCCAAATGAAGCCTTCCAAAGCGCCATCATTCAAGCGGTTGAAAAAGTCACTCACATCGCACCGCCTGATGCCGACAATAAAATCATCGGCTCACCAATCGTTCAGCACGGCGTGATTAATTACCCGACCAAGTCGTTAGGATTGTGTAGCGGTTTAAGCAATTGCCAATACGGCACAACCACTGAAGTGTACCCGGATAGCCCGAAAGTCACCGAGCAAGAGTGTAATCTTGCACAGGTTGCAGCGATTTGTGGTGGACTTGATTACCTGCTGGCCCAATAA
- a CDS encoding DNA mismatch repair protein, translated as MKWLKPPAWVVVLMGLMLNVVALIITGVQLDQFEHISSELEREKTQHLYAIDRAWERINTLERKRETLVLFTAMPEEQQAQGADFLKQQLSVWIGTDVALPSQQTLGELNQTIDLEQANQRNQIDDYYLQIIDISEIMKHQQEQYDYYKNLALFFQVFGLALILARDLARRP; from the coding sequence TTGAAATGGCTTAAACCCCCAGCTTGGGTCGTAGTACTAATGGGCTTGATGCTTAACGTGGTGGCGCTCATCATTACCGGCGTTCAACTCGACCAGTTTGAACACATCTCATCTGAACTAGAAAGAGAGAAGACTCAACATCTCTATGCGATTGATCGTGCATGGGAGAGAATCAATACCCTAGAGAGAAAGCGAGAAACCTTAGTGCTATTCACTGCAATGCCAGAAGAGCAGCAAGCGCAAGGCGCTGACTTCTTAAAGCAGCAGCTCTCAGTTTGGATTGGCACAGATGTCGCACTGCCCAGCCAGCAAACGCTGGGTGAACTTAACCAAACCATTGATCTAGAACAGGCCAACCAACGTAATCAAATAGACGACTACTATCTGCAAATTATCGATATCAGCGAAATAATGAAACATCAACAAGAGCAGTATGATTACTACAAGAATCTCGCTCTGTTCTTCCAAGTCTTTGGACTTGCGCTTATTCTAGCTCGAGATCTGGCTCGCAGACCCTAA
- a CDS encoding glycosyltransferase: protein MEPISIVVITLNEEKRIANLLQDLSNQTYQKFEVVLVDSNSNDSTVEIAHSFKDKLPALKVHTMDKRGVSLGRNTGAELATHQRLLFLDADVRLDGDFLSRAMTQIDKTKLEVSAAYMGADKLSFAYKAGYGVFNAGLFATQFFFPTAVGACIFSTKRLHQEIGGFDEQIVLCEDCDYVKRAAQTWRFRMLPVSFQFDPRRMEQDGFFTMGLTYLKANVRRFLFGEMRNNEMEYKFGHYSEQN from the coding sequence ATGGAACCTATCAGTATCGTAGTTATCACGCTCAATGAAGAGAAACGCATTGCAAACCTATTACAAGATCTCAGCAATCAAACTTACCAAAAATTCGAAGTAGTGTTAGTTGATTCAAATAGTAATGATAGCACTGTAGAAATCGCCCACTCTTTTAAAGACAAGCTACCTGCGTTAAAAGTTCACACTATGGATAAACGTGGGGTTAGTCTAGGCCGTAATACCGGTGCCGAACTTGCCACTCACCAGCGCCTACTTTTTTTAGACGCAGACGTACGATTGGATGGCGATTTTCTCTCTCGTGCCATGACCCAGATTGATAAGACCAAGTTGGAAGTCTCAGCGGCATACATGGGCGCAGATAAGTTGTCATTTGCGTATAAAGCAGGCTATGGCGTATTTAACGCTGGGTTATTCGCTACTCAGTTTTTCTTCCCGACGGCGGTAGGTGCTTGCATCTTCTCAACCAAACGACTCCATCAGGAAATCGGTGGGTTCGATGAGCAAATTGTGCTTTGTGAAGATTGCGATTACGTCAAACGAGCCGCTCAGACTTGGCGTTTCCGAATGCTGCCAGTGAGTTTCCAATTTGACCCACGCCGTATGGAACAAGATGGCTTTTTCACCATGGGCTTAACCTACTTAAAAGCCAATGTGCGACGTTTCCTGTTTGGCGAGATGCGAAACAATGAAATGGAATATAAATTTGGCCACTACAGCGAACAAAACTAG